The Oncorhynchus masou masou isolate Uvic2021 chromosome 31, UVic_Omas_1.1, whole genome shotgun sequence genome includes a region encoding these proteins:
- the grb7 gene encoding growth factor receptor-bound protein 7, whose product MEVQGQWAEVFEGSDRQEDSGGEGELLGSSTITLAPLVVNTPPPPVRRSQPLVIRRSRMNSVELSSVPSIPNPFPELCSPSQSPVLIGSLSPPRSDTHLIKVFGEDSHSRSLWVIPRATARDVCHLLVQTAHCSDQENWALIELHSALGLERVLEDHEVVVEVQAAWPSESDTKLLFRKNYAKYEFFRTPVLFFPKHMISDSADVTKGMTSAELIQNLLQSGTCPEIQGFLHVREPSRKAWKKVYFFLRRSGLYCSTKGSSKEPRHLHYVADLEDLNVYSITNSRKLYGAPVDFTFCVKPSKDRIRAQDLKLLCAENEQTRTCWTSAFRLFKYGRQLHCNYQLSQSAPRLQEVVSQRCESEASLVAMDFSGKAGGRVIQNAWEAQSAEREEGQAWRRREALRCSLPNLNPGSRPSSIHRTQLWFHGGVSRKQAQRLIEEQGLVDGMFLIRESQQHAQCFVLSLCYKLKTKHYLVIPCEEGGRKYYTMDDGLTLFIDLLQLVEFHQINRGILPVCLKHPCVCVAL is encoded by the exons ATGGAGGTCCAAGGGCAATGGGCGGAGGTCTTCGAGGGCTCTGACAGACAAGAGGACTCTGGTGGGGAGGGTGAGCTGCTGGGTAGCTCCACAATCACCTTGGCTCCTCTGGTGGtcaacactcctccccctcccgtTCGCCGCTCCCAGCCCCTCGTCATCCGCAGAAGCAG AATGAATAGCGTGGAACTGTCCTCTGTTCCTTCTATACCCAATCCCTTTCCAGAGCTGTGCAGCCCCTCTCAATCCCCAGTCCTGATTGGCTCGCTCTCACCGCCGAGAAGTGACACGCAT CTGATCAAGGTGTTTGGCGAGGACAGTCACAGTCGGTCCCTGTGGGTGATACCCAGGGCCACAGCCAGGGATGTGTGCCATTTGTTGGTGCAGACAGCCCACTGTAGCGACCAGGAGAACTGGGCTCTGATCGAGCTGCATTCAGCCTTGGGCCTGG agcgAGTTCTGGAGGACCacgaggtggtggtggaggtgcaGGCTGCCTGGCCCTCCGAGAGCGACACCAAGCTTCTGTTCCGCAAGAACTACGCCAAATATGAGTTCTTCAGGACACCTGTG CTGTTCTTCCCCAAGCACATGATCTCAGACAGTGCTGATGTCACCAAGGGAATGACCTCGGCAGAACTCATCCAG AATCTGCTGCAGTCGGGGACATGTCCTGAGATCCAGGGCTTCCTCCACGTCAGAGAGCCCAGCCGCAAAGCCTGGAAGAAGGTCTACTTCTTCCTCCGACGTTCAGGCCTCTACTGCTCCACCAAAGGCTCATCAAAG GAGCCCCGTCACCTCCATTACGTGGCTGACCTGGAAGACCTGAACGTCTACAGTATCACCAACAGCCGCAAGCTCTACGGTGCCCCTGTGGACTTCACCTTCTGCGTCAAG CCCAGCAAAGACCGTATTCGTGCGCAGGACTTGAAGCTGCTGTGTGCGGAGAACGAACAAACGCGCACCTGCTGGACCTCTGCATTTCGACTATTCAAG TATGGGAGGCAGCTGCATTGTAACTACCAGCTGTCCCAGTCGGCACCTCGTCTACAGGAGGTTGTGTCTCAACGGTGTGAGTCGGAGGCCAGCCTGGTCGCCATGGACTTTTCAGGGAAGGCGGGGGGCCGGGTCATCCAGAATGCCTGGGAGGCCCAGAGcgcggagagggaggagggacaggcaTGGAGG AGGAGAGAAGCCTTGAGGTGCAGCCTACCCAACCTTAACCCGGGATCTCGGCCCTCTT CCATACACCGGACCCAGCTCTGGTTCCACGGTGGTGTGTCGCGAAAGCAGGCCCAGAGGCTGATCGAGGAACAGGGATTGGTGGATgg gatgTTCCTGATTCGTGAGAGCCAGCAGCATGCCCAGTGTTTTGTCCTCTCGTTGTGTTACAAGCTGAAGACCAAACACTACCTCGTCATCCCT TGTGAGGAGGGCGGTAGGAAGTACTACACCATGGATGATGGCCTCACCCTCTTCATTGACCTACTGCAGCTGGTGGAGTTTCACCAGATCAACAGAGGcatcctccctgtctgcctcaaACACCCCTGTGTCTGTGTCGCCCTCTGA